Proteins found in one Enterococcus sp. 9D6_DIV0238 genomic segment:
- a CDS encoding L-type lectin-domain containing protein — protein MKMLKRMLLGILLSIPFFSWGFQSEASTNIPDRVSLDGIFTSDVGVSGNSATVVDDTAIITNGSANQVGALWSTPENLLDFTQDFNMVSYVNQGAAAAASGDGLVFLLKSAGNTFTSSGAAMGALGENRYQGALGIPNSIGIEFDLYGNKASADGFFDNGITGPFNNNHIAVVYPGTSTGYTDNFNIFGSTRYVNHHSLITNVNLASGNWTRLELNWKANEQDYTKGILTFKINDQEPIQISPEYLNSQIFQNGLSSEAFWGFTGSTGPTYKADQRVIFERVPGLVNADTSIRMFDGNGQEILENGTVNGGSEVTIAIEAEWLSGKQNWTDIDLTTIIPNGMNLVENTTKVNDEIIEDSLIWADNSLNIPSGIIPNLGEHNNNPTNKASITFKAKIINDDFYSQSITSRLAGRNAVYESVPFNFNVADVTIEAKILSHQNDEVILDNDIDSFLVEFGWTNENSLLLTHSIQLEQNGQFELIKEFEGTEIEVSGSFTYDIFESFLQLPYGQFNLHYNVTNQETGATSSAKIALYKQNAPTVSISPLENQSIFTVGERIPLNVSISDRDSESIRLFGKLSNNELIDFGIYQLSQLEEKDVALEVDTSNLEFGKYTFELWGVDAEENESDIARLNDLFIQGTLSITSFPSSFNSGPIKIGGGDVKVEDMSPVTVLDQRLFNEEWKLQVNLVGSNFVNKNNVTSQNYFAHDSFLYYKINGEKFSITTTPTDILQSKEDADGEYTLDQEGENGFYINPTNSMIQGTYEGTLNWNLISAPI, from the coding sequence ATGAAAATGTTGAAACGTATGTTACTGGGAATCCTATTGTCAATACCTTTTTTTTCATGGGGATTTCAGTCTGAAGCATCTACCAATATTCCTGATAGAGTTTCACTTGATGGGATATTTACGTCCGATGTAGGTGTTTCAGGTAATTCTGCTACTGTAGTTGATGATACAGCAATCATCACTAATGGTTCTGCTAATCAAGTTGGAGCATTATGGAGTACACCAGAGAATTTGTTAGACTTTACACAGGATTTTAATATGGTTTCATATGTAAATCAAGGAGCTGCAGCTGCAGCTTCTGGTGATGGATTAGTATTTCTGTTAAAAAGTGCTGGTAATACCTTTACTTCGTCTGGTGCTGCAATGGGTGCTCTGGGAGAGAACAGATATCAAGGTGCTCTGGGCATACCTAATTCGATTGGGATTGAATTCGATTTATATGGTAATAAAGCTTCTGCAGATGGCTTTTTTGATAATGGAATTACTGGTCCATTTAATAATAATCACATAGCAGTCGTATATCCAGGAACCTCGACGGGGTATACGGATAACTTTAATATATTTGGTTCTACACGTTATGTTAACCATCATTCATTAATCACAAATGTAAATTTAGCGAGTGGAAATTGGACAAGGTTAGAATTGAATTGGAAGGCGAATGAACAAGATTATACAAAAGGAATATTGACTTTTAAAATAAATGATCAGGAACCTATACAAATTAGCCCAGAATATTTAAATTCTCAAATATTTCAAAATGGATTAAGCTCAGAAGCTTTTTGGGGATTTACAGGTTCAACTGGACCAACCTATAAAGCAGACCAGCGAGTGATTTTTGAAAGAGTTCCTGGTTTAGTAAATGCAGACACATCCATTAGAATGTTTGATGGAAATGGACAAGAAATCCTTGAAAACGGGACAGTCAATGGTGGTTCTGAAGTGACAATTGCTATTGAAGCTGAATGGCTGAGTGGTAAACAGAATTGGACAGACATTGATTTAACTACAATTATTCCAAATGGAATGAATTTGGTTGAGAATACGACTAAAGTCAATGATGAAATAATCGAAGATAGTCTTATTTGGGCAGACAACAGCTTAAACATTCCATCAGGGATTATTCCTAATTTAGGAGAACACAATAATAATCCAACAAACAAAGCTTCTATTACATTTAAAGCAAAGATTATTAACGATGATTTTTACTCACAGAGTATAACTAGTAGGTTGGCTGGACGAAATGCAGTTTATGAATCAGTTCCTTTCAATTTTAATGTAGCCGATGTCACTATTGAAGCAAAAATTCTTTCTCATCAAAATGATGAAGTTATCCTTGACAACGATATCGATTCTTTTTTAGTAGAGTTTGGCTGGACCAATGAGAATAGTCTGTTGTTAACCCACTCTATACAACTGGAGCAAAATGGACAGTTTGAGCTGATCAAAGAATTTGAAGGGACAGAGATAGAAGTAAGTGGTAGTTTTACATATGATATATTTGAAAGTTTTCTTCAACTACCTTATGGCCAATTTAACCTTCATTACAATGTGACAAATCAAGAAACAGGAGCAACTTCTTCGGCCAAAATCGCATTATACAAACAGAATGCACCAACAGTATCTATTTCGCCTTTAGAAAACCAGTCAATCTTTACTGTTGGAGAAAGGATACCTTTAAACGTATCGATTTCAGATCGTGATAGTGAATCAATTAGGCTTTTCGGAAAACTATCGAATAATGAATTGATTGATTTTGGTATATATCAGCTGTCACAGTTAGAAGAAAAAGATGTAGCATTGGAGGTTGATACATCAAATTTAGAGTTTGGGAAATATACTTTTGAACTTTGGGGTGTAGATGCTGAAGAAAATGAATCGGATATTGCTAGATTGAATGATCTATTTATTCAAGGTACATTATCAATTACATCATTTCCCTCTTCTTTTAATAGTGGTCCTATTAAAATTGGAGGTGGTGATGTAAAGGTGGAAGATATGAGTCCTGTCACTGTTTTGGATCAACGTCTATTTAATGAAGAATGGAAATTACAAGTGAATTTAGTAGGTTCAAACTTTGTTAATAAAAATAATGTAACAAGTCAAAATTATTTTGCGCATGACTCTTTTTTATACTATAAAATCAATGGAGAAAAATTTTCGATAACAACTACTCCCACTGATATTTTACAGAGTAAAGAGGATGCAGATGGTGAGTACACTTTGGATCAGGAGGGAGAAAATGGATTCTATATTAACCCAACTAATTCAATGATTCAAGGAACTTATGAGGGAACCCTTAATTGGAACTTGATTTCAGCACCCATATAG
- a CDS encoding helix-turn-helix domain-containing protein translates to MRNILSKSLQRRLSLIDYLFVYRSNSLKRIENELGYNTVTLLKDISDINEMISPCKITKAPNNEYMIFFPNDTNIEYIYSCFLKNSPEFSLLHKLITGSFDSLESLSTELFISESTLRRLIRRINSHLQPDYHFEISTSPVKFVGDESSIITFTTYFLKEYYLTSEQMLLKDQLDILSELFKIFSLSSHPVPLNLLDADKFNFYVYSTLLRSKQIHRFESSDQELLFFKEFLPLKIPFKRAFNVDLTYDLIFRIELLINNDNYMLTYNELIAATHYDKNKSMIVKQLNELIDYLCDTLGIQCTNYDNLLLTLYNFTTLTYGMEFVLFSRYKFFLNAMTDYYPSFFNSIKNKVNELLSYTHLEKAHEFVYYLLLNWIELQKALYKFNPKMNVGIYFYTDIDHNYWMKQFLKEHFSEKLSITVLYEKQSSIIRQNFKTYDLILTNQPLLAKKYSNVLCCSVFPTEEQLAKIKNFYTSWIQNHI, encoded by the coding sequence ATGCGTAACATTTTATCTAAATCTTTGCAAAGACGTTTAAGTTTAATAGACTATTTATTTGTTTACCGTTCCAATAGTTTAAAACGTATAGAAAATGAGCTAGGTTATAATACTGTCACTTTGTTGAAAGACATTTCAGATATTAATGAAATGATATCTCCTTGCAAAATAACTAAAGCACCAAATAATGAATATATGATTTTTTTCCCTAATGATACCAACATAGAGTATATTTACTCTTGTTTTCTAAAAAATAGCCCCGAGTTCTCATTACTTCACAAATTGATAACTGGCTCTTTCGATTCACTAGAATCACTTTCTACAGAACTGTTCATTAGTGAATCTACTCTAAGAAGACTGATTCGACGAATCAATTCTCATCTGCAACCTGATTACCATTTTGAAATAAGTACTTCTCCAGTTAAGTTTGTCGGTGATGAGAGCAGTATCATTACTTTTACTACTTATTTTTTGAAAGAATACTATCTGACTTCTGAGCAAATGCTTCTAAAAGACCAATTAGACATACTTTCAGAGCTTTTTAAGATATTTTCCCTTTCATCACATCCTGTACCACTAAACCTTTTAGACGCTGATAAATTTAATTTCTATGTATATAGTACTTTACTTCGATCTAAACAGATTCATCGATTTGAATCCTCTGACCAAGAGTTATTATTTTTTAAGGAATTTTTACCTTTAAAAATTCCTTTCAAACGAGCATTTAATGTTGACTTAACTTACGATTTAATTTTTAGAATAGAATTACTAATCAACAATGACAATTATATGCTTACTTATAATGAGCTAATTGCAGCAACTCACTATGATAAAAACAAATCTATGATTGTGAAACAATTAAATGAGCTGATTGATTATCTCTGTGATACATTAGGTATTCAATGTACAAATTACGATAATCTTTTATTAACTTTATATAATTTTACAACCCTTACCTACGGTATGGAATTTGTTCTTTTTTCAAGATACAAATTTTTTTTAAATGCCATGACAGACTATTATCCTTCTTTTTTCAACTCAATAAAGAATAAAGTAAATGAACTTTTGTCATATACACATTTAGAAAAAGCTCATGAATTTGTGTATTACTTACTATTGAACTGGATTGAGCTTCAGAAAGCTTTATACAAGTTCAATCCTAAAATGAATGTTGGTATCTATTTTTATACAGATATAGATCATAATTATTGGATGAAACAATTCCTCAAAGAACATTTTTCAGAAAAATTATCAATAACAGTGCTCTATGAAAAACAGAGCTCCATTATCCGACAAAACTTCAAAACATATGATTTAATATTAACTAATCAACCTCTTCTTGCGAAAAAATATAGCAATGTTCTCTGTTGTTCTGTCTTTCCTACAGAAGAACAACTAGCCAAAATCAAAAACTTCTATACTTCTTGGATCCAAAATCACATATAG
- a CDS encoding helix-turn-helix domain-containing protein, whose amino-acid sequence MILNKENILNLLEKKDKILCHIIEYISKSTTSELTYEELVTVADLSPITMSEVIKELSDEIDQLGTKEYLEVNVLGKNIYYFKKGKNFSLDLFFSKMIKKSTYFQILQDLFYGKTITTEKYTQEFFISNSSLARKFRHLRTFIQKLGMKIIKSNGVYYLDGNEERIRYFYYLLFRASRSFPKDGVIVSKISESFKMLYPKMTQNSIDSFILYFSISKLRASKGYLVESNSGDFLIMNRLISKEKFTTMIRKYYLTMLSEEDLDRELASLFFFISTNNLLDMETVSNVSAYLTPSTIKDQAFEMANLIVYHMGHFIDIEFHPDEYFYLIANLYLVLKKQALFFISADLEYSLTVESLKLNELYSKFIEYFEMNTQKEIPLGIGTLQVLFNEVLKKKGRTLKLLVYSKFGDRNKEIIEEKLAQLIFYPILFIQSFVEQPDIIVTDYYLEGISNAVVYIIEDYSVLGDIGRIAQSINTNYFNIEKENDSNEDRNH is encoded by the coding sequence TTGATTCTTAACAAAGAAAACATATTAAATCTTTTAGAAAAGAAAGATAAAATTTTGTGTCACATTATAGAATATATCAGCAAATCAACAACCTCTGAATTGACCTATGAGGAGTTGGTTACTGTAGCTGATTTATCACCAATTACTATGAGCGAGGTAATAAAAGAATTGAGTGATGAGATTGATCAGCTTGGAACTAAAGAATATTTGGAAGTAAATGTACTTGGCAAGAATATTTACTATTTTAAAAAAGGAAAGAATTTTTCTTTAGATTTATTTTTCAGCAAAATGATAAAAAAGAGTACGTATTTCCAGATACTTCAGGATTTGTTTTATGGAAAAACAATAACCACAGAAAAATATACCCAAGAATTTTTTATAAGTAATTCATCGTTAGCCAGGAAATTCAGACACTTAAGGACATTTATTCAAAAGTTAGGGATGAAAATAATTAAGAGTAATGGTGTGTATTACTTAGATGGGAATGAAGAACGAATACGTTATTTCTACTATCTACTCTTTCGTGCCAGTCGAAGTTTTCCAAAGGACGGAGTAATAGTATCGAAGATAAGCGAGTCATTCAAAATGTTATACCCTAAAATGACTCAAAATTCTATAGATTCTTTTATTCTATACTTTAGTATTAGTAAACTGAGAGCATCAAAAGGCTATTTAGTTGAATCAAATAGTGGAGATTTTTTGATTATGAATAGATTAATTTCAAAAGAAAAATTCACAACTATGATACGTAAGTATTACTTGACAATGTTGTCAGAAGAGGATTTGGATAGAGAACTAGCTAGCCTATTTTTTTTTATAAGTACAAATAATTTACTCGACATGGAGACAGTATCAAATGTCTCTGCCTATTTAACACCTAGTACAATCAAGGATCAAGCTTTTGAAATGGCAAATCTAATTGTTTATCATATGGGCCACTTTATAGACATAGAGTTTCATCCGGATGAATACTTTTATCTAATTGCTAATTTGTACTTGGTTTTGAAAAAACAGGCACTCTTTTTTATTTCTGCAGACTTGGAATACAGCTTAACAGTAGAATCGCTAAAGTTAAATGAACTTTACTCTAAGTTTATAGAGTATTTTGAAATGAATACTCAAAAAGAGATTCCTTTGGGAATAGGAACGTTGCAGGTACTGTTTAATGAAGTGTTAAAAAAGAAGGGAAGGACACTAAAATTACTAGTTTACAGTAAATTTGGAGACAGAAACAAAGAAATTATAGAAGAAAAGCTTGCACAATTGATATTTTATCCTATTCTCTTCATTCAATCGTTCGTTGAACAGCCTGATATCATTGTAACAGATTATTATCTGGAAGGCATTAGTAATGCTGTTGTCTATATTATTGAGGATTATTCAGTACTTGGAGATATAGGACGGATTGCTCAAAGTATTAACACTAACTATTTCAATATTGAAAAGGAGAATGATTCGAATGAGGATAGGAATCATTAG
- a CDS encoding winged helix-turn-helix domain-containing protein, with amino-acid sequence MRIGIISLSENSDFKKIENYTNKEVEFIHVTLKNLEELPIEQTEIIYVYDKDKLDIREYCDCILKIRKKKMIPIIFMINSVSKIDRLILLKMGVTAFVDLDYDVEELVLTAENNLNLKLNFESEEKELGEISFQLDEGNRSVLLNEEVEVGLTKIEYKLLSTIYSDKATVFSYEKLFNEIWNCESKKRNVDLKDMKTKVANVVFHLRTKFKLAGVSHEYIQTVRSRGYRFYMTA; translated from the coding sequence ATGAGGATAGGAATCATTAGTTTGTCAGAAAATTCTGATTTTAAAAAAATAGAGAATTATACTAATAAAGAGGTTGAATTTATACATGTAACTTTAAAAAATCTAGAAGAACTGCCTATAGAACAAACAGAGATAATCTATGTATATGATAAAGACAAATTGGATATTCGTGAGTATTGTGACTGCATTTTGAAAATCAGGAAAAAGAAAATGATTCCAATAATATTCATGATCAACTCTGTATCTAAGATAGACCGCTTAATTTTATTAAAAATGGGAGTGACTGCTTTTGTGGATTTGGATTATGATGTAGAGGAGCTTGTACTTACCGCAGAAAATAATTTAAATTTAAAATTGAATTTTGAGAGTGAGGAAAAAGAACTAGGAGAAATTTCATTTCAACTAGATGAGGGGAATCGAAGTGTACTTCTAAATGAAGAAGTCGAAGTTGGATTAACAAAAATCGAATACAAGTTGCTTTCTACAATCTATTCTGACAAAGCTACTGTTTTTAGCTATGAAAAACTGTTTAATGAGATATGGAATTGTGAATCGAAGAAAAGAAATGTGGATTTAAAAGATATGAAAACGAAAGTCGCAAATGTGGTCTTTCATTTACGAACAAAGTTCAAATTAGCCGGAGTAAGTCATGAATATATCCAGACAGTTCGTTCTAGAGGGTATAGATTTTATATGACCGCTTGA
- a CDS encoding winged helix family transcriptional regulator: MYKVGWIKMSAANSVENVDMEKLESISVVQFVGLPDRDARKELDALIIDGSGYSPTKELMIIQWLVQETLPMVWIYMKEAESSIIDLYASIGVTGIVTNNYSFESIGKFVKNTLQKHQIALTKTFVRKQTNETSLVLDEKNISVIVNGREILLTTHEYKVLYSLKNHPNQTVSYKELFQTIWPDELYQRECSNYRIANLISKLRKKIEKNPSKPNFIKTTRSIGYVYKE, from the coding sequence ATGTATAAAGTTGGTTGGATTAAAATGTCAGCGGCAAACTCAGTTGAAAATGTTGATATGGAAAAATTAGAATCTATTTCAGTTGTTCAATTTGTAGGACTTCCTGATAGAGATGCTAGAAAAGAATTGGATGCTCTGATTATTGATGGATCAGGGTACTCCCCAACCAAAGAGTTGATGATCATTCAATGGCTAGTACAAGAAACACTACCGATGGTCTGGATTTATATGAAAGAAGCTGAATCATCAATAATTGATCTGTATGCTTCTATAGGAGTAACTGGAATAGTAACAAATAATTATTCTTTTGAAAGTATAGGGAAATTCGTAAAGAATACACTTCAAAAACATCAGATTGCTCTGACAAAAACTTTTGTTAGAAAACAAACCAATGAAACATCTTTAGTTTTAGATGAAAAAAACATTTCTGTGATAGTGAATGGAAGAGAGATTTTGTTGACCACTCATGAATACAAAGTGCTCTATTCACTTAAAAATCATCCTAATCAAACGGTTAGTTACAAAGAGTTGTTTCAAACAATATGGCCTGATGAACTATATCAAAGGGAATGTTCAAATTATAGAATCGCCAATCTTATTTCAAAATTACGAAAAAAAATTGAAAAAAATCCAAGTAAACCAAATTTTATTAAAACAACTCGTTCAATCGGTTATGTATATAAAGAATAG